The following proteins are co-located in the Sporosarcina pasteurii genome:
- a CDS encoding TIGR02206 family membrane protein: MGGKSGTSFIMFSTPHVIAIMIMIFLILLVWVSSKRGGMSRQRGERFQQIFALSLLAMEWLYYVWMAMSGKWDARYSLPLELCSMSLYVAVVLLWMNKRQLYPFVFFAGVGGALQAIVTPDLELDFPHFRFFHFFYTHIGIIVTAFYFTWVKGYRPTFKGIIQTMITLNVIAILVYLFNTIAKSNYMFLNGKPKNGSLIDYLGPYPWYLLSLEGVALITFLLLWLLFKRKRR; this comes from the coding sequence TTGGGTGGAAAAAGTGGAACATCGTTTATTATGTTTTCTACTCCGCATGTGATCGCGATTATGATCATGATTTTTTTAATTCTACTCGTCTGGGTGTCCAGCAAACGCGGGGGGATGAGCCGACAGCGCGGAGAAAGGTTTCAACAGATTTTTGCATTATCATTGTTAGCGATGGAATGGCTTTATTATGTATGGATGGCGATGTCGGGGAAATGGGATGCTCGTTATTCATTACCACTTGAGTTATGCAGTATGAGTTTATATGTTGCAGTAGTCTTATTATGGATGAATAAACGACAACTTTATCCATTTGTATTTTTCGCAGGAGTTGGTGGAGCGCTACAAGCGATTGTTACACCTGATTTAGAACTCGATTTTCCTCATTTTAGATTCTTTCATTTTTTCTATACACATATAGGAATTATTGTCACGGCGTTTTATTTTACATGGGTAAAGGGATATCGGCCTACATTCAAAGGTATTATTCAAACGATGATCACTCTAAATGTGATCGCAATTCTTGTCTATTTATTTAATACCATCGCCAAGAGCAATTATATGTTTTTAAATGGGAAACCTAAAAATGGTAGCTTAATCGATTATTTGGGCCCTTATCCTTGGTATTTACTATCTTTAGAAGGGGTTGCCCTAATTACATTTCTATTGCTGTGGTTACTTTTCAAAAGGAAGCGTCGCTAA
- a CDS encoding DUF3307 domain-containing protein: protein MTVLLLLLAHLIADFWLQTDIMVNNKIKHIKKHIFHHVLTAGVALAIIWRYQYAFSDFIGYFIFPILFICFTHLLIDLLKIKLVDSIKRPTNDNLSKLGFFLFDQLLHVLMILFACNLFFHMPVTELLESLIELFGTGRLSTINTLFFVVIIFILATSVSGHIVKFIVGSLPSELANFEGELTLKSQMIEAKDRIRPKMESSFTEEYHYYTYSTPLRSRGKLIGYLERLLVIVLTVIGAYPSIAFIIAAKSIARFKQLDDRNWAEYFLLGTLSSIFLGLVLGLIVQGILL, encoded by the coding sequence ATGACCGTTTTATTATTGCTTCTCGCACATTTAATTGCTGATTTTTGGCTGCAGACAGACATAATGGTGAATAATAAAATAAAGCATATAAAGAAACATATCTTTCATCATGTCTTAACAGCGGGCGTTGCACTTGCTATTATTTGGCGTTATCAATACGCGTTTAGTGATTTTATAGGCTATTTCATTTTCCCTATACTATTCATTTGTTTCACTCACTTGTTAATTGATTTACTGAAAATTAAACTAGTAGATTCGATTAAACGACCGACAAATGACAATTTGAGCAAACTTGGATTTTTCTTGTTCGATCAACTTTTACATGTATTAATGATTCTTTTCGCGTGTAACCTATTCTTTCACATGCCAGTCACAGAATTACTTGAAAGCTTGATAGAATTATTTGGGACAGGCAGATTGAGTACAATAAACACATTATTTTTTGTCGTAATCATTTTTATTTTAGCGACGAGTGTTAGTGGCCATATCGTAAAATTTATCGTTGGTTCTTTGCCATCCGAACTAGCAAATTTTGAGGGGGAACTGACACTTAAAAGTCAAATGATTGAAGCGAAAGACAGAATTCGGCCTAAAATGGAAAGTAGTTTTACGGAAGAATATCATTACTATACATACTCTACCCCGCTTCGCTCGCGTGGCAAGCTAATCGGTTATTTAGAAAGATTACTCGTTATTGTTTTAACGGTCATTGGGGCATACCCATCTATCGCATTCATAATTGCTGCAAAGTCAATTGCACGATTCAAACAGCTCGATGATCGAAACTGGGCAGAATATTTTTTGTTAGGTACATTGTCTTCCATCTTCCTAGGATTGGTGCTTGGACTGATTGTTCAAGGAATCCTATTATAA
- a CDS encoding DUF4256 domain-containing protein — MTQTHARKLTADQSEDLLNKLKNRFEKNMDRHEGLDWDQIEEKLAANPEKLWSLHEMEHTGGEPDVVGLDKETGEYIFYDCSKESPKGRRSVCYDREALESRKKHKPENNAMDMAADMGIEILTEEQYRQLQSLGNFDMKSSSWVKTPDKIRELGGAIFCDYRYDTVFVYHNGAESYYAARGFRGSLRV; from the coding sequence ATGACACAAACTCATGCAAGAAAACTGACTGCAGATCAAAGTGAAGATTTATTAAATAAATTAAAGAATCGTTTTGAAAAAAATATGGACCGTCACGAGGGACTTGATTGGGATCAAATTGAAGAGAAATTAGCAGCAAATCCTGAAAAATTATGGTCGCTTCATGAAATGGAGCATACAGGCGGAGAACCAGATGTTGTTGGCCTAGATAAAGAAACAGGTGAATACATTTTTTATGACTGTTCAAAAGAAAGTCCAAAAGGGCGCAGAAGTGTGTGTTATGACCGTGAAGCATTAGAGTCAAGAAAGAAGCATAAACCGGAAAATAACGCAATGGATATGGCTGCAGACATGGGCATTGAAATTTTAACAGAAGAACAGTATCGTCAGTTACAAAGCCTTGGAAATTTTGATATGAAATCTTCAAGTTGGGTAAAAACGCCAGATAAAATTAGAGAACTTGGTGGTGCGATTTTTTGTGATTATCGCTACGATACTGTTTTTGTTTATCATAACGGAGCGGAATCCTATTATGCTGCAAGAGGTTTCCGCGGCTCACTAAGAGTTTAA
- the fni gene encoding type 2 isopentenyl-diphosphate Delta-isomerase — MSHSIHQRKTEHIQISLEEKVTGTTITTGFEKVGFVHNALPEIDFNEITIETSFLQHNCKTPFLISSMTGGAKFAGTINHHLAEAAEEKGWAFALGSTRAMIESEAYRSSFQLRKIAPTIPIIANLGAVQLNYGFGVDECKKIVEWTESNALVLHLNSIQEVIQPEGDVNFKGLLKKIEKLTSSLSVPVGVKEVGWGIDGQTAKQLTDVGISFIDVAGAGGTSWSQIEKYRTTEDVKRIAAEAFTEWGIPTVDCIQSVRSELPHVPIIASGGLKNGVEAAKAIALGADMVGFGRSILKEATASTEEVLKVMETRELELKIAMFGIGAESLRALKDTDRVTIS, encoded by the coding sequence ATGTCTCATTCCATACATCAACGAAAAACAGAACATATACAAATTTCATTAGAAGAAAAAGTAACAGGAACTACAATTACGACTGGGTTTGAAAAGGTCGGGTTCGTACATAATGCTTTACCCGAAATCGATTTTAACGAAATAACAATTGAAACGAGTTTTTTACAGCATAACTGTAAAACGCCTTTTTTAATTAGTTCAATGACGGGCGGTGCAAAGTTTGCAGGAACAATCAATCATCATTTGGCAGAGGCAGCCGAGGAAAAAGGCTGGGCATTTGCTTTGGGATCGACGCGTGCAATGATTGAAAGTGAAGCATACCGCTCTTCGTTTCAATTAAGAAAAATTGCGCCGACAATCCCAATCATCGCAAATCTAGGGGCAGTACAATTAAATTACGGTTTTGGTGTAGATGAATGTAAGAAAATAGTAGAGTGGACAGAGTCGAACGCACTCGTATTACATTTAAATAGCATCCAAGAAGTAATTCAACCTGAAGGAGATGTAAATTTTAAAGGGTTATTAAAAAAAATCGAGAAACTGACATCATCCTTATCTGTACCTGTCGGAGTAAAAGAGGTTGGCTGGGGAATTGACGGGCAGACTGCGAAGCAATTAACTGACGTAGGGATCTCTTTTATTGACGTTGCTGGTGCTGGCGGTACTTCGTGGAGTCAAATAGAAAAATACCGCACAACAGAAGACGTTAAAAGAATTGCGGCTGAAGCATTTACGGAGTGGGGGATCCCGACTGTAGATTGTATCCAATCTGTGAGAAGTGAACTGCCACATGTACCAATCATTGCGAGTGGGGGATTAAAAAATGGTGTAGAGGCGGCAAAAGCGATTGCGTTGGGTGCCGATATGGTCGGATTTGGCCGTTCGATTTTGAAAGAAGCGACTGCCTCAACAGAAGAAGTATTAAAAGTAATGGAAACACGAGAATTAGAATTGAAAATTGCGATGTTTGGCATTGGTGCAGAATCCTTAAGAGCATTGAAAGATACAGACCGGGTGACCATTTCTTAA
- a CDS encoding LysM peptidoglycan-binding domain-containing protein yields the protein MEIYVTQSGDTLSKIAQQFQVTVEQIVNANELEDPDALVVGMALVIPTPDQQHIVQPGESLWQIAARYNVPLQSIIQVNFIRNPTMISPGTRLTIPPRKPVIDVNAYTLNPGEVGANEIHEVGPDLTYCMPFTYSFNEDGTLNEMDDTAIIRAAYEERVVPVLCLTNFSATETGTELAHALLTNPDVQNQLLTNLLAVMNNKGYAGINIDFENIQPSDRENYNQFLQRTIDRFHPEGYFVSTAVAPKVSSEQRGLLYEAHDYEAHGRIVDFVILMTYEWGNRFGPPQAISPITQIKRVLDYAITVIPRDKIFFGFQIYARDWRIPHVEGQEAETFSQQEAIRRAIEFGTAIQYDKETQSPFFQYTDHEGQQHEVWFEDARSAQAKFDLVKAYNLRGISYWVLGYPFPQNWLLLEDNFMIRKRI from the coding sequence ATGGAGATCTACGTAACTCAAAGTGGAGATACATTATCAAAAATTGCCCAACAATTTCAGGTGACAGTTGAACAAATTGTAAACGCGAATGAATTAGAAGATCCAGATGCGCTAGTTGTTGGGATGGCTCTTGTTATCCCAACACCGGACCAACAACATATCGTTCAACCAGGAGAAAGCTTATGGCAAATTGCCGCACGATATAACGTTCCGTTACAATCAATCATACAAGTAAATTTTATTCGTAATCCTACTATGATTTCACCAGGCACTAGGTTGACTATTCCACCTCGAAAGCCTGTTATCGATGTTAATGCCTATACACTCAATCCAGGAGAAGTTGGCGCGAATGAAATTCATGAAGTTGGGCCAGACCTTACGTATTGTATGCCCTTTACGTACAGTTTTAATGAAGATGGAACACTAAACGAGATGGACGACACTGCAATTATTCGAGCAGCATATGAAGAAAGAGTCGTTCCCGTATTATGCCTAACGAACTTCAGTGCAACTGAAACTGGCACCGAACTCGCTCATGCGCTTTTAACAAATCCTGATGTTCAAAATCAATTATTGACAAATCTACTAGCTGTCATGAACAATAAAGGCTATGCTGGCATTAATATCGATTTTGAAAACATCCAACCATCTGATCGTGAAAACTATAATCAGTTTTTGCAGAGAACGATAGATCGATTCCACCCTGAAGGATATTTTGTCTCCACTGCTGTTGCCCCGAAAGTAAGTAGTGAACAGCGAGGCTTGTTATATGAAGCGCATGATTACGAAGCGCATGGAAGAATTGTTGATTTCGTCATATTAATGACATATGAATGGGGTAATCGATTTGGACCGCCTCAAGCGATATCGCCAATCACTCAAATCAAAAGAGTCCTCGACTATGCCATTACAGTTATTCCAAGAGACAAAATATTTTTTGGCTTTCAAATTTATGCGCGCGACTGGCGCATCCCTCATGTTGAAGGCCAAGAAGCGGAAACATTTAGTCAGCAAGAAGCAATTCGCAGGGCAATTGAGTTTGGGACTGCGATTCAATATGATAAAGAAACACAATCTCCTTTTTTCCAGTACACCGATCATGAGGGCCAACAACATGAAGTATGGTTCGAAGATGCTCGCAGTGCACAGGCGAAATTCGATTTAGTCAAGGCATATAATTTGCGTGGCATCAGTTATTGGGTACTCGGCTATCCATTCCCTCAAAATTGGTTGCTTCTAGAAGATAACTTTATGATTAGAAAGAGAATCTAA
- a CDS encoding DUF1540 domain-containing protein: MAQEILCEVSNCKFWSNGNKCSAKSIYVVSQKGKRAKSSEETDCKTFVPRD; encoded by the coding sequence ATGGCACAAGAAATTTTATGTGAAGTGAGTAATTGTAAGTTTTGGAGTAACGGTAATAAATGTAGCGCAAAATCGATTTATGTTGTGAGCCAAAAAGGAAAACGTGCAAAAAGTAGTGAAGAAACGGACTGTAAAACATTTGTGCCAAGGGATTAG
- a CDS encoding rRNA methyltransferase, whose protein sequence is MWKNINGKLVHVTDESRVKFRTNISKSILNKLRDVAKENHTHVNYLLETGLKEILTLGAITIDKKKRPKDRVQYKTTYDRDLLEKIRTFAVKNNVYVNDVIEYSVRFIDIENSKKQGHKHRIIKKE, encoded by the coding sequence ATGTGGAAAAATATAAATGGAAAACTCGTTCATGTAACAGATGAATCTAGGGTGAAATTTAGGACAAATATTAGTAAGTCTATTTTAAATAAGTTAAGAGATGTTGCAAAAGAAAATCATACACATGTAAACTATTTACTAGAAACAGGATTAAAAGAGATACTAACACTTGGTGCGATTACGATAGATAAAAAGAAAAGACCAAAAGATCGGGTGCAATATAAAACGACTTACGATCGAGATTTATTAGAAAAAATACGTACTTTTGCAGTGAAAAACAATGTTTATGTAAATGATGTTATAGAATATAGCGTTCGGTTTATTGATATCGAAAATAGTAAAAAACAAGGCCATAAACATCGTATTATAAAAAAAGAGTAA
- a CDS encoding TolB domain-containing protein produces the protein MWIIVDEDEQKITDERATYNYPPQWSFDGKMLLYQKEVTRENLETQNEIWVYELETERHRKIFYDGYNPKWSPIENIISFNSGGVLNISNLSGFYNIALGVDDYEWHPDGKGFIASSSASLRPDGWTHPVLYTISIEEGYQDITDLTKHVKKLFVIPKEVGIGNTKILSISAEKFAYSPNQQWISFIISPTASWSMDSDMLAIISADGKEFEVIDEVILEFTPKWAFKTNLLGYIAGGGRIVYGFKNKDLKVTEFPTEKSVKLTPKNYAEMGFTWVNDSSLIVSRVPESEWSNSAEERPDPSLYFLTLTGQKQIQITTPPENEGDYNPIFLSAIHKITWLRKSDIANEKADLYIANSDGSDAKIWVKNIESYSFFSSNH, from the coding sequence TTGTGGATAATAGTGGATGAGGATGAACAGAAAATTACAGATGAAAGAGCGACTTATAATTATCCACCACAATGGTCTTTTGATGGAAAAATGCTGCTCTATCAAAAAGAAGTCACACGTGAAAATTTAGAAACTCAAAATGAAATTTGGGTGTATGAACTTGAAACAGAGAGACATCGTAAAATCTTTTATGATGGGTACAATCCTAAATGGTCTCCAATAGAAAATATTATTTCCTTCAATAGTGGCGGTGTATTAAACATCTCTAATTTATCAGGATTCTACAACATTGCACTAGGTGTGGACGATTATGAGTGGCATCCGGACGGCAAAGGCTTTATTGCTTCTTCTAGCGCTTCCCTTCGTCCAGACGGTTGGACACACCCAGTCCTTTATACAATTTCGATTGAGGAAGGTTATCAGGATATTACCGATTTGACAAAACATGTTAAGAAGTTATTCGTCATTCCAAAAGAAGTGGGCATAGGAAATACTAAAATCCTTTCAATAAGCGCAGAAAAATTTGCTTATTCTCCTAATCAACAATGGATTTCTTTCATTATTTCCCCGACTGCTTCATGGTCGATGGATAGCGATATGCTAGCGATTATTTCTGCGGATGGCAAAGAATTCGAAGTAATTGATGAAGTTATCCTTGAGTTTACTCCGAAATGGGCATTCAAGACTAATTTACTCGGCTATATTGCTGGCGGCGGACGGATTGTATATGGGTTTAAAAATAAGGATTTGAAAGTGACCGAATTCCCTACAGAGAAATCAGTCAAGCTAACCCCCAAAAACTATGCGGAAATGGGGTTTACCTGGGTCAATGATTCATCACTGATTGTTTCTAGAGTGCCCGAAAGTGAATGGTCAAATTCAGCAGAAGAACGACCAGATCCCTCTTTATATTTTTTAACCCTCACTGGACAGAAACAAATCCAAATAACGACACCGCCAGAAAATGAAGGTGATTATAACCCCATATTTTTATCTGCAATCCATAAAATTACTTGGTTAAGAAAAAGTGATATTGCAAATGAAAAAGCAGATTTATATATCGCTAATTCGGATGGAAGCGATGCAAAAATTTGGGTGAAAAATATAGAATCGTATAGTTTTTTTAGTTCTAACCATTAA
- a CDS encoding CHY zinc finger protein, with protein MVKVFGRIVDNQTRCKHYHTDKDIVAIKFKCCNKYYPCYKCHEELEHHPIAVWPKDEFNEKAILCGVCRREHTINEYLSINHCLSCESSFNERCAHHYYLYFEVKNNNYCN; from the coding sequence ATGGTAAAGGTATTTGGTCGAATTGTCGACAATCAGACACGATGCAAACATTACCATACAGATAAGGATATTGTCGCCATCAAATTTAAATGTTGCAATAAATATTATCCTTGCTACAAGTGTCACGAAGAGTTAGAGCATCATCCGATTGCTGTATGGCCAAAAGATGAATTTAATGAAAAAGCGATTCTTTGTGGTGTTTGTAGAAGAGAACATACAATTAATGAATATCTCTCTATAAATCATTGTTTATCCTGTGAATCATCTTTCAATGAAAGATGCGCTCATCATTATTATCTTTACTTTGAAGTGAAGAACAATAACTATTGCAATTAA
- a CDS encoding EcsC family protein — MIDYTLKVEQELELWKRKITRRSSLVSRMSKKTQTKVNTFIPEKVHHVISESVKNMVKATLVGSNFTTRKQQATGFSLYERDELMMDKLVAFRKAAVVEGAGTGAGGILLGLADFPLLLSIKMKFLYEVAAVYGFDTNKYEERLFLLHVFQLAFSSDVIRRETLATIENWEQQKYLIADMDWRDFQQEYRDHIDLVKMFQLIPGFGAIVGAFANYNLLDQLGETAKNAYRLRYLKEHHGFR, encoded by the coding sequence ATGATTGACTATACACTAAAAGTAGAGCAAGAATTAGAGCTTTGGAAACGAAAAATAACCAGGCGGTCTAGTCTTGTAAGTCGAATGTCCAAAAAAACTCAAACAAAAGTGAATACATTCATTCCTGAAAAGGTTCACCATGTCATTTCGGAAAGCGTTAAAAACATGGTGAAAGCAACACTAGTTGGTTCAAACTTTACAACGAGAAAACAGCAGGCAACAGGCTTTAGTCTTTATGAGCGTGATGAATTAATGATGGATAAACTTGTTGCTTTCCGCAAGGCAGCTGTCGTTGAAGGTGCTGGAACGGGAGCTGGAGGAATCTTACTTGGTCTTGCCGATTTTCCATTATTGTTATCCATTAAGATGAAATTTCTCTATGAAGTAGCTGCGGTTTATGGATTTGATACAAACAAATATGAAGAGCGTCTTTTCTTATTGCATGTATTCCAACTCGCTTTTTCAAGCGATGTAATACGAAGAGAGACACTCGCCACGATTGAGAATTGGGAGCAACAAAAATACTTAATTGCTGATATGGACTGGAGAGACTTTCAACAAGAATATCGTGACCATATCGATTTGGTGAAAATGTTTCAGTTAATTCCTGGATTCGGGGCAATCGTAGGCGCATTTGCGAATTATAACTTACTGGATCAACTGGGGGAAACTGCAAAGAACGCCTATCGATTGAGGTATTTAAAAGAGCATCACGGTTTCCGCTAA
- a CDS encoding amino acid permease, producing MQEQTLDRGLKNRHVQLIAIGGAIGTGLFLGAGKSIHLTGPSILFAYIITGIIGFLIMRALGELLLSNLNYNSFVDFVQDYFGNMAAFITGWTYWFCWVSIAMADLTAVGIYIQYWFPTVPQWMPALIALVVLLFMNLATVKLFGEMEFWFALIKVIAILALIVVGLYMIFTGFTSNVGTASFTNLWSHDGMFPNGAYGFILSFQMVVFAFAGIELVGLTASETKNPEKVIPQAINNIPIRILIFYIGSLAVIMSIYPWYEVSPTESPFVRVFAAIGILGAAGVINFVVLTSAASAGNSAIFSTSRMMYGLGKTNNAPATMTKLTKTKVPANALLTSTAVILISVVLNYVMPENVFTLITSIATVCFIFIWGIIVLSHMKYRKTRPELAKKSIFKLPLFPITNYLILAFLLFVAVVLGLADDTRIALFFTPVWFCLLIGIYKFRVSKMQAYPVNKFADKKE from the coding sequence ATGCAAGAGCAAACATTAGACCGCGGTCTAAAAAATAGGCATGTGCAGCTTATCGCGATTGGTGGGGCAATCGGGACAGGGTTGTTTTTAGGTGCAGGTAAATCAATACATTTAACTGGACCTTCTATCTTATTTGCCTACATCATTACAGGTATAATTGGCTTTCTCATTATGAGAGCGCTTGGCGAGTTATTATTATCGAACTTGAACTATAATTCATTTGTAGATTTTGTTCAAGATTATTTTGGCAATATGGCCGCCTTTATTACAGGATGGACGTATTGGTTTTGTTGGGTTTCAATCGCAATGGCAGACTTAACAGCTGTTGGCATATATATTCAGTATTGGTTTCCAACTGTTCCACAATGGATGCCTGCGTTAATTGCGCTTGTTGTTTTATTATTTATGAACTTAGCGACTGTTAAGCTGTTCGGTGAGATGGAATTCTGGTTTGCGCTAATCAAAGTCATTGCCATTCTAGCGTTGATTGTCGTTGGCTTGTATATGATTTTCACTGGTTTTACGAGTAACGTTGGAACAGCTAGTTTTACTAATTTATGGTCACATGATGGGATGTTCCCAAATGGGGCTTATGGATTTATTCTGTCCTTTCAAATGGTTGTATTCGCGTTCGCAGGCATTGAACTCGTTGGTTTAACAGCTAGCGAGACAAAGAATCCTGAAAAAGTGATTCCGCAAGCAATCAATAATATTCCGATTAGAATACTAATCTTCTACATAGGATCACTCGCCGTCATTATGAGTATTTATCCATGGTATGAAGTGAGTCCTACTGAAAGCCCGTTTGTAAGGGTTTTTGCGGCAATCGGAATTTTAGGTGCAGCTGGCGTTATAAACTTTGTCGTTTTAACATCCGCAGCTTCTGCCGGTAATAGTGCGATTTTTAGTACGAGTCGTATGATGTATGGGCTTGGTAAAACGAATAATGCACCTGCGACAATGACAAAACTTACAAAGACTAAAGTGCCTGCAAATGCATTATTAACATCAACCGCCGTCATTTTAATTTCAGTTGTTTTGAACTACGTCATGCCGGAAAACGTATTTACGCTTATTACAAGTATTGCAACCGTATGTTTCATATTCATTTGGGGTATTATCGTTTTAAGTCATATGAAATACCGTAAAACTAGACCTGAATTGGCGAAGAAAAGTATATTTAAATTGCCGCTTTTTCCAATTACAAACTACTTAATTTTAGCTTTTCTTTTATTTGTAGCTGTTGTTCTCGGGCTTGCTGACGATACGCGTATTGCTTTATTCTTCACACCTGTATGGTTTTGTTTATTGATTGGAATTTATAAGTTCCGCGTTAGCAAAATGCAGGCCTATCCAGTTAATAAATTCGCGGATAAAAAGGAATAA
- a CDS encoding aminotransferase class I/II-fold pyridoxal phosphate-dependent enzyme — protein MRIEPSQKMSIFKPAIFGELKAAAERKKEKGTEIINLSLGSPDLPPAEQVRQVLSDKSALENSYGYTLGGTKRFHDAVANYYKRRSNVILDPDTEILKTMGSQEGLVHLPFAFCDEGDIVLTTNPAYVAYEAGIKLAGALPYEMPLRAENNFLPDLDAIPEDIAQKAKMLILNLPGNPVPSMPTTAFFEKVIAFAKKYNIIVLHDAAYSEFYFKGDRPFSFLSIPGAKDVGIEINSLSKSFSLAGARIAYMVGNAEVIRIMKEFKSNLDYGTFEPIQEAGAMALDNAEEITERLRQTFKQRHLTLTDGLKRIGWTVTPSDGGMFVWAKYPYEMNDIDFVFEVIAQAGVVMVPGSIFGSEGKGYVRIALVQEVTALEQAVERLANLKILSEVE, from the coding sequence TTGAGAATCGAACCTTCACAAAAAATGTCAATTTTCAAACCTGCCATTTTCGGAGAATTAAAAGCAGCGGCAGAACGCAAAAAAGAAAAAGGTACTGAAATTATTAACTTGAGTTTAGGAAGCCCCGACTTGCCTCCAGCTGAACAAGTAAGACAAGTGCTTTCAGATAAAAGTGCCTTGGAAAATTCATACGGTTATACGCTTGGGGGAACGAAACGTTTTCATGATGCTGTCGCGAATTATTATAAAAGACGATCAAACGTAATACTGGATCCAGATACTGAAATTTTAAAAACGATGGGTTCTCAAGAAGGGCTTGTCCATCTGCCTTTCGCCTTTTGTGATGAAGGGGATATTGTGTTAACGACTAATCCTGCTTATGTTGCCTACGAAGCGGGGATAAAATTAGCAGGAGCACTTCCCTATGAAATGCCTTTACGCGCGGAAAATAACTTCTTGCCTGATTTAGATGCCATTCCAGAAGACATCGCGCAAAAAGCGAAAATGCTAATTTTAAATTTACCAGGGAACCCGGTACCATCCATGCCAACAACAGCATTTTTTGAGAAAGTAATCGCTTTTGCTAAGAAATATAATATTATCGTTTTGCACGATGCAGCTTATTCTGAGTTTTATTTCAAAGGAGATCGACCTTTTAGCTTTCTTTCGATACCTGGCGCTAAAGATGTCGGAATTGAAATTAATTCACTGTCTAAAAGTTTTAGTTTAGCAGGGGCACGAATCGCTTATATGGTAGGGAATGCAGAAGTCATTCGCATTATGAAAGAATTCAAATCTAATCTAGACTATGGAACATTCGAGCCTATTCAAGAAGCAGGCGCAATGGCTTTGGATAATGCTGAAGAAATTACAGAACGCTTACGACAAACTTTTAAACAACGCCATCTAACATTAACAGATGGACTAAAAAGAATCGGTTGGACCGTCACACCTTCAGATGGCGGCATGTTTGTATGGGCAAAGTACCCGTATGAGATGAATGATATCGATTTTGTATTCGAAGTGATTGCACAAGCTGGGGTCGTGATGGTTCCTGGCAGCATATTCGGATCTGAAGGAAAAGGCTATGTCCGCATCGCACTCGTTCAAGAAGTGACTGCATTAGAACAAGCAGTCGAACGATTAGCAAATTTGAAGATTTTATCAGAAGTGGAATGA